GAGAAGTCGCTGCGTGGCCAGGATGGGCGGGTACTCGTAGCCGTGATTTCCGGCTATGACGGCGAGGGCCGGACCCCGGGCGGCACCGTTGATCACCGTTACCGGGATTTGGGTCTCGCCGTCCATCCCGCGCGGGACGGTCAGGAAGCCGGACTGCATCTGGCCCGGCGGCACTTGGAGGGATCCCACCTTAAATGTCTGTGCCGGCAATATGCTGCAGGAAAGCGCAAGTGCGACCAGCAGGATGGCGAATATTTCTGCACCGAGATGACTGTGATCCATAACGGCCCCCATTAGAATAGTTTCAGTTGGGTACCTTCTATCACCAAGTCGCGCCCGGGCGCCATAGTTGATTTACCTTTTAGTTTCTTTACTATCACCGATCGATATTGTAGAATTAATGTTTTTTTAGTCGGGCTGGTTTCTCAACAGCCGAGGTTGCAGTATGAAGAAAACTGAGCTCAAGAAGTTTAGAAGCATTCTGGAACGCAAGCGCGCCGCGATCACCAACTCCACCGGGAAGAAGACCCACTGGGAAAATATGGAGAACACGCGTCATGGCGACTTTGTGGACCAGGCCAGCGACGATAACGAGGTGCACGTGAATATCCGTTTGCTTCAAACGGATGCCAAGTTATTGCGTGCCATTGAAGCGGCGCTCGGGCGCATCGATGACGGCAGCTACGGCGTGTGCACGATGTGCGGCGAGGACATCAGCGTGGTGCGCCTCAAGGCGGTGCCTTGGACGTCCGTCTGCATCGTTTGCAAGGAGAAAAAGACCGCCTGATCCCCCTGACCAGCCCTCGAGGAAGGCGCTCCTGTTGGCGGCCTCCCTCAATGCTCCCCCCTGATGGTTCCTCTGATTTCGTCCGACCGCGGTTGCCGGCCGTTTTGCGCTGGCTCACGGTACAATGTGCATTATACTTGCAGGATATTGGGAATGGGTGATGATGCCCATGTCCGGAGGCCCGCTCGATGAAAACGGTTGCCCTACCGGCTTCGTGCGGCGTCTGACTTCTAACCCCCTTTCGGGATGGGAAGTCGGCCGTCTGAGGTCCAAAATGACGAGGATTTACACCAAGAGTGGCGATGATGGCACCACCGGCCTGATCGGGGGGAAACGTGTCCGCAAAGATGAGGTGCGTATTGAAGCCTACGGCTCCGTTGACGAACTGAACGCCGTTTTGGGAGTGGTGTGCGCGTCTCCTCTGCCGGAACGAGTGCTCCGCATCCTGCGCCGCGTACAGGACGACCTGTTCAGCATCGGTGCCGACCTTGCGTTGCCGCCGGGAATGCAACGAAGCGAGTGGGATATTCCCGGCATCGCGGATGGGGACATCCAGGCTCTCGAGCAGGAGATCGATTACTGTGAAGTAATCCTGAAACCGCTGCGGCGCTTCATTTTGCCCGGAGGCATCGCCCCGGGAGCCCTGTTGCACCTGGCTCGCACGGTGGCCCGCCGCGCCGAACGGCGCTGTGTCAACCTGGCCCGCTCCGAGCGTGTCGATCCCCAGATCATCCGCTATCTCAACCGGTTGTCTGATCTGTGCTTCGTCCTGGCACGCTACGTCAATCAGCAAAACTCCCAGCCGGAAACCCATCCTACATTCGGCAAGAGGGATGCGGTGGTGACGGATTCTCCTGACCTGGAAGATGGGATCTAACCGCCGGTCTGCCTGGGTGCGAAGTAGCCCTTCTTAGTCCTGGTCACAAGTCCCGAGCGACTCACTCTTACCTGAACGTTGCGGAATCTTCCGTCGTGCCTGGTGTTGGTCGAATAATATCCGATGCTGTACTGGCTGGCCAGTTCCTGTGCAATTTGTTCAAAGGCAGGCCCCAAGTCCTCTGTTTTGAGGGCGTCGAAAAACATCCCGCCGCTGTCCTCGGCCAGATCGGAGAGATAGCGCCGCCCTTCGAGGTAATCGATCGGGCCGGACCCGGGGCCGGGGGAGCCCGGGCCTATAACGATCGGGGGATAGGGATACGGGAAGCGCCCTACCCCCCGCGTCGGGGTTTGTATCCTGTCGATGTCGCCCTCGGTGTTGAAATAGATCGAGTAGATGGTTGCGTCCGATTCCTTGGCCAGTTGCCGCGTTTCTTTCATCGACGCCTTGCGGCTGACCGTGTCGACCCCGTCGGTAAAGAGAACAAGGGCTTTCCGCTCTTTGACCGGCTTGAGCACCTGCTCCAGCGAGAGCCAGACCGCTTCATACAGTGCCGTGCCCCCGCCGGCCCGGGTTTCTTTGATCCCGTAACCCGCGCGCTCCCTGTCGATGCTGAAATCCTCCAGAAGGGTGACCTCGTCGGCAAAAGAGAGGACAGCCACCGAATCATCAGGATGGAGCCTGTTTATGAATCGAATGGCCTCATCCTGAACCAGTCTCAGCTTTCTCTGCATGCTGCCGCTCGTATCAAGCGTCAGAGCAACTGATATGGGCTCCTCCGTTGCCGCGAATCCCGCGATCTGCTGAGGCACCTTGTCCTCGAAGACCTCGAAGTCCCCTCTCTGGAGGTCAGTAACCCGTCTTCCGTCGCGGGTCGTGACCACTACGGGGAGCGAGACCATCTCGACCTGCACCTGGATGGCTTGGCCGTTGGCCTGTTTCGGCTTCGAGTCTTGCCCAAACCCGAGCCAGACAAGCGCGCCCAAACTCAAAAAAGCCGAGAGCAAAACACTTCCTTTGCTGAAAGACATAATCCCCCACACCCCCAGTCCACAATGATACCGCAGCAAAATCGAAAGGCAAAAACGGCTGCAAATGACACGAGTTTTCACTCGCGTTTCAGTTTGTGCGCTCTCAGGGGAACTCAGCGTTGAGATTTTTGGGATGCGGCCGAGCCGCACGCTTGGTGGCGGTTTTACTTCTGCTTTTTGTCGTAGGGAGCGAAGTAGCCCTGCCGGGTCTGCACGTAGAGCCCAGGCCGGGAGACCTTTACTTCCACCCTGCGATATTTGCCGTCATGCTTTGAATTGGTGGGATAGTAACCGATGCTGTACTGGCTTGTGAGTTGTTGGGCTATGGCCTCAAAGGCGAGGCCCAGGTCTTCCATTCTGAGAGCGTCGAACACCATGCCACCGCTGTAATCGGCCAGATTCGAAAGATACTGGCGCCCTCCCATGTAGTCCTCCGTGCTCGATCCCAGACCCGGCATCCTGGGAAGCCGTTCGCCGGGTGTCGGGATCCGGTTGGTCCCCTGCATCTCATCCTGGGTATTGAAATAAATGCAATAAATGGGAGCCCGGCTCTCTTTTGCGAGCTCGATCGTCTCCACCTTCGAGGCTTTTTCGCTGGCGGTATCGACGCCGTCGGTGAAGAGTATGAGCGCGCTCCGCTGACGAACGGGCTTGAGCACCTCCTGAAGCGCCAGCCAGACAGCCTCGTAGAGCGCGGTCGCCCCGCCGGATTCGGTTCTGCGAATCGCGCTCGCGATGCGCCCGCGGGCCACCGTAAAATCTTCCAGCAGCCTGGTATCTTCGGCCACGGACAGGACCGCAACCGAGTCCCCTGAGTGCAGGAGATTGACGAAGCGGATCGCTTCATTCTGAATCCGCTCGAGTTTCAGCATGGTGCTGCCGCTGGTATCCAGCATCAGAGCGACGGAAAACGGTTCATCGGCAGCCGCAAACCCTTCAATCTTCTGTTCGACTTTGTCCTCGAAGACCCGGAAATCCTCCTTCTGCAGATCGGCTACATGCTTCCCGTCTCGTTTCATGACAACTACCGGGAGGGAGACCATTTCGACTTCGACGCGGATGCTCTTCTGCTTTGAATCCTTCTGGACGAGCGGAAAGCAGAGCAACAAGCCGAGCGAAAAAACTCCTGGAAGACTCAGCAGCCGTGGGTTTACGCGCATAGAGCCTCGCGTCGCTTCCTCCATAATACGCCGGGAGTTGAGAATTTGCGACGAAGTCCTTGGAGTGCGCAGGCTTGTCTGCGCCTTGTGTTTTCCCCGCACTGCTTTGCCCCACTCGAAGGCGGCTGCAGGATGCCGTGCTCCAAGGCAGCCCGGTAGAGAACTCTCAGGGTTTCAGATGCCGAGGATGATAAATTGGATCATTCGGTCCGGGAGACTATAATTCCACTTCCGCGGATGCGCAGCGGCACAAATCCGGTATACACGGGGAACCTGACGGAGGCATGGATGGAAAGACACTACGTTGTGGATGAGATCAGCGCCAGCGAGTCGTGGCGTCTATTTCGCATCATGGCCGAGTTTGTGGAAGGCGTTGAGACACTCTCGCACATTAAGCCCGGCGTGACCTTTTTCGGGTCCGCACGGATCCTGCCTGGAAGCGAGCAATACGAGATGACCTATGAGATGGCAAAGTCCATTGCGAATGCCGGATATACGATCATAACGGGTGGAGGCCCCGGGGTGATGGAGGCCGCCAACAAGGGCGCCTTTGAGGCGGGCGCGCAATCCGTCGGGCTCAACATCGCACTCCCGTTGGAGCAGCGCCCCAATCCCTATATCAAAACACTGCTGAATTTCCGATATTTTTTCGTGCGCAAGGTGATGTTTGTCAAATACTCGAAGGCGTTTATCATCCTGCCTGGAGGGTTTGGCACCCTGGACGAGTTGTTCGAATCCGTGACGCTGATCCAGACCCACAAGATCCAACCTTTCCCTGTGATTCTGGTGGGCCGCTCATTCTGGGCGCCCCTGCTGAGCTGGGTGGAACAAAACCTCCTGGCGCGAGGCCTGATCTCGGATGAAGACCGACAGATCATGAAGCTGGCTGATACCTCGGAAGATGTGCTCGCGATCCTCAAGGACAATCACCTCGCCAACTGATTTTACCGGGGACGATCATGACTTCAGCAGAAATAATCATCAGGCAAATGGCGCTGGGTCCGATGATGAACTTTGTCTACATCATCGGATGCGCGGAAACGCGCATAGCGGCGGTCGTTGACCCTGCCTGGGATGTGCCCGGCATCCTGCGAACCGCACGGGACCTTGACCTCCAGCTGGGCCATATCCTGGTCACCCACGCGCATCCCGATCATGTCAATGGACTCGAGGAACTGCTCGAGACCACCGATGCGAGGATCTACCTGAACGCAGAGGAAATCTCATATATGCGTGAGATGGCCGCGCGCTACCAGGTACCCATCGAATTCATCGACCGGCGCGCCGGAAACATCCAATCCGTGTCTGATAACGACGAGATCCGCATCGGAAAAGTCCCGGTCCGGGTGCTGCACACACCGGGGCATACTCCGGGATCCCAGTGCTTTCTCGTCGAAAAGAATCTCTTCTCCGGGGACACGTTGTTTATTGATGCCTGCGGACGGGTGGACTTTCCGGGCGGAGACCCCGAAAAGATGTGGTGGAGCCTGAATCGGCGGCTGCGCTCCCTTGAGGACGAGATCATCCTCTATCCGGGACATTCCTATGGGGATCAGGCGACGTCAACCCTGGGCGAGCAGAAGCGCAGCAATCCCTACATGCAGTTCGCCGCAGTGGCTGATTTCCTGCATGCCATGGGACCTGACCGTTGATCTTCTTTCTTTGAGTCTTCGAGTCTCAGAGATAGAGTCACGTCGGCAGCTCATAAACGCCGGGACGCGAAGACTCTAACGAAAAACAACCGCCTCGGCCTGATTTGAGAGATCTCGTTAACCTTTTTGGGGCGGTCTCGTATCAGTATGCATATCCTGGAGGAAGTGTCCTAATGCAGCTCCTGGAAGGGGTGATGGTAGCGCTTGAGGCTCTCTGGGCCAATAAACTGCGAACCATATTGACCCTGCTCGGCAACATCGTCGGCGTCATGTCGGTTATAGCTGTGGTCAGCATTATCGACGGCGCGAATTCCTACATCGAAAATGAAGTGGCCGGCGAAGGCTCCGGCGTGTTCGCGGTGCAGCAGGTGAACGGCCTCGACATCCTTTCGGATTTCGATAAATTCCTGAAATCCCTGCACAATCCGAAAATCACACTCTCCGACCTGGCCTTCTTGCGCACCCACGTCACGCTGGCCGAGTACATGGACGCGAATTTGAGCGTGGGCGCGGAAGTGCGAAATCGAGCCCTCAGCATAAAATCGGTCTTGACTGTGGGAAGATCCGAGAACTATCCCCTGTTGGGGCGCTGGGACTTGAAAGACGGGCGGCATTTCTCCAGCCTGGAAGTTCAGCACAGCAATGACGTGGCGGTAATCGGCTTCGACGTGGCCGATCGGCTCTACTCCGGAGTCGACCCGATCGGCAAGGAAATCAGGATTTCGGGGATGCCATTCCGCATCATCGGCGTGCTCGCCCAAAAGCCCAGCGGTTTGGGCAGCAACGCCAACCTGATGGTCGTCATGCCCATCACCGCATTCCAGAAAATGTTCGGCACGCACCAGTCCCTGACGATATCCATCAAAGCAATAAGCCTCGATCAGGTGAACGCTTGTATCGACCAAACCCGCCTGGCCATGCGCTCCTTGCGCCGCCTGGGGCCGAAACGGGAAGATAATTTCGCCATCACGACCT
The Terriglobia bacterium genome window above contains:
- a CDS encoding TraR/DksA C4-type zinc finger protein; this encodes MKKTELKKFRSILERKRAAITNSTGKKTHWENMENTRHGDFVDQASDDNEVHVNIRLLQTDAKLLRAIEAALGRIDDGSYGVCTMCGEDISVVRLKAVPWTSVCIVCKEKKTA
- a CDS encoding cob(I)yrinic acid a,c-diamide adenosyltransferase; translation: MTRIYTKSGDDGTTGLIGGKRVRKDEVRIEAYGSVDELNAVLGVVCASPLPERVLRILRRVQDDLFSIGADLALPPGMQRSEWDIPGIADGDIQALEQEIDYCEVILKPLRRFILPGGIAPGALLHLARTVARRAERRCVNLARSERVDPQIIRYLNRLSDLCFVLARYVNQQNSQPETHPTFGKRDAVVTDSPDLEDGI
- a CDS encoding VWA domain-containing protein, which gives rise to MSFSKGSVLLSAFLSLGALVWLGFGQDSKPKQANGQAIQVQVEMVSLPVVVTTRDGRRVTDLQRGDFEVFEDKVPQQIAGFAATEEPISVALTLDTSGSMQRKLRLVQDEAIRFINRLHPDDSVAVLSFADEVTLLEDFSIDRERAGYGIKETRAGGGTALYEAVWLSLEQVLKPVKERKALVLFTDGVDTVSRKASMKETRQLAKESDATIYSIYFNTEGDIDRIQTPTRGVGRFPYPYPPIVIGPGSPGPGSGPIDYLEGRRYLSDLAEDSGGMFFDALKTEDLGPAFEQIAQELASQYSIGYYSTNTRHDGRFRNVQVRVSRSGLVTRTKKGYFAPRQTGG
- a CDS encoding VWA domain-containing protein; the encoded protein is MRVNPRLLSLPGVFSLGLLLCFPLVQKDSKQKSIRVEVEMVSLPVVVMKRDGKHVADLQKEDFRVFEDKVEQKIEGFAAADEPFSVALMLDTSGSTMLKLERIQNEAIRFVNLLHSGDSVAVLSVAEDTRLLEDFTVARGRIASAIRRTESGGATALYEAVWLALQEVLKPVRQRSALILFTDGVDTASEKASKVETIELAKESRAPIYCIYFNTQDEMQGTNRIPTPGERLPRMPGLGSSTEDYMGGRQYLSNLADYSGGMVFDALRMEDLGLAFEAIAQQLTSQYSIGYYPTNSKHDGKYRRVEVKVSRPGLYVQTRQGYFAPYDKKQK
- a CDS encoding TIGR00730 family Rossman fold protein; this translates as MERHYVVDEISASESWRLFRIMAEFVEGVETLSHIKPGVTFFGSARILPGSEQYEMTYEMAKSIANAGYTIITGGGPGVMEAANKGAFEAGAQSVGLNIALPLEQRPNPYIKTLLNFRYFFVRKVMFVKYSKAFIILPGGFGTLDELFESVTLIQTHKIQPFPVILVGRSFWAPLLSWVEQNLLARGLISDEDRQIMKLADTSEDVLAILKDNHLAN
- a CDS encoding MBL fold metallo-hydrolase; the encoded protein is MTSAEIIIRQMALGPMMNFVYIIGCAETRIAAVVDPAWDVPGILRTARDLDLQLGHILVTHAHPDHVNGLEELLETTDARIYLNAEEISYMREMAARYQVPIEFIDRRAGNIQSVSDNDEIRIGKVPVRVLHTPGHTPGSQCFLVEKNLFSGDTLFIDACGRVDFPGGDPEKMWWSLNRRLRSLEDEIILYPGHSYGDQATSTLGEQKRSNPYMQFAAVADFLHAMGPDR
- a CDS encoding ABC transporter permease, giving the protein MQLLEGVMVALEALWANKLRTILTLLGNIVGVMSVIAVVSIIDGANSYIENEVAGEGSGVFAVQQVNGLDILSDFDKFLKSLHNPKITLSDLAFLRTHVTLAEYMDANLSVGAEVRNRALSIKSVLTVGRSENYPLLGRWDLKDGRHFSSLEVQHSNDVAVIGFDVADRLYSGVDPIGKEIRISGMPFRIIGVLAQKPSGLGSNANLMVVMPITAFQKMFGTHQSLTISIKAISLDQVNACIDQTRLAMRSLRRLGPKREDNFAITTSENLLKLWATISSKIFNVLIGIVSISLVVGGIVIMNIMLVSVTERTREIGIRKAVGATRMNILWQFLVEAVTLSSVGGILGIAAGFVIAAVIALFSPLPYAIKIWSIAIGMGVTFAVGVFFGAYPAVQAAKLDPIEALRYE